From the genome of Spirosomataceae bacterium TFI 002, one region includes:
- a CDS encoding lipopolysaccharide transport system permease protein: MDISQKERVITARKSFKDYWSEIFESRELFWILAKRDVIVRYKQTVLGIAWAMIRPLITAMVMVFAFGKVAKFGDDSPIPYMLVVMPGVITWLLFSQSLMQVSMSIVQNTNLVAKVYFPRLIIPFSSFLLGLIDALIAFGLFLGICMWYGFVPDFKILLFPVFLTLSYLAAFSFGLFASVLNVKYRDIGQIIPFIIQFGYILSPVAYPTSYVESQVSSVIYKLYVLNPVVGLIDCMRWSLLDDYMPFNWDSFIPMILFVIVTFVFSFFFFRKHENSFVDYI, translated from the coding sequence ATGGATATTTCTCAGAAAGAAAGAGTAATTACAGCAAGAAAAAGTTTTAAAGACTATTGGTCCGAAATATTTGAGAGCCGAGAACTATTCTGGATACTTGCTAAAAGAGATGTAATAGTTAGGTATAAGCAAACTGTACTTGGAATCGCTTGGGCAATGATAAGGCCCCTAATAACTGCGATGGTAATGGTTTTTGCTTTTGGGAAAGTCGCAAAATTTGGTGATGACTCACCTATCCCTTACATGTTGGTAGTAATGCCAGGTGTAATCACTTGGTTGTTGTTTTCACAGTCTCTTATGCAAGTTAGCATGAGTATTGTACAGAATACGAACTTAGTAGCAAAGGTTTATTTCCCAAGGTTAATAATTCCTTTTAGCTCATTTTTGTTAGGATTAATAGATGCCTTAATTGCCTTTGGACTTTTTCTTGGGATTTGTATGTGGTATGGATTTGTTCCAGATTTCAAAATTCTTCTTTTCCCAGTTTTCCTTACGTTATCATACCTAGCTGCATTTAGTTTTGGATTGTTTGCCTCTGTTCTCAATGTTAAATATCGAGATATAGGTCAAATCATCCCATTTATTATTCAGTTTGGTTACATATTGTCTCCTGTAGCATACCCTACAAGTTATGTTGAAAGTCAAGTAAGTTCTGTCATCTACAAATTATACGTACTTAATCCAGTTGTAGGCTTAATTGATTGCATGAGGTGGTCGCTTTTGGATGACTATATGCCTTTTAATTGGGATAGTTTTATACCAATGATCCTTTTTGTAATTGTTACTTTTGTTTTTTCCTTTTTCTTTTTCCGCAAACACGAAAACTCGTTTGTTGATTATATCTAG
- a CDS encoding lipopolysaccharide transport system ATP-binding protein — protein sequence MSAIVIENVSKKYILNHKAKKGNSFKDTLVDFGTSLFKRKEKQEKDIFWALNDVSFKVEKGDRLGLIGSNGAGKSTLLKVLSQITEPTKGSIRIKGRMASLLEVGTGFHPELSGRENINLNGAILGMKSDEIKQHFDAIVDFAGIERFLDTPVKRYSSGMYVRLGFAIAAHLEPEILVVDEVLAVGDADFQKKSIGKMRDVSKSGRTIVFVSHNLTAVEGLCNKGAYLKKGELVKFGEVNSVINHYVSTVSKFQLKQEWNNMNDAPGNNLIRAKRIQLVPENELTDNIITTKDGIRVEFEFWNSIKSTTLNVSLFLYTMAGECIFNVANLGQEFSQGIIESSCSIPGDFLNDGSYYISLMVVEDHLKPLYFFEEVLAFDIKDSRDTDDWLGKWPGAIRPLNLKVLSTQKEILELN from the coding sequence ATGAGTGCTATTGTAATAGAAAACGTTTCTAAAAAGTATATTCTTAATCATAAAGCCAAAAAAGGTAACTCCTTTAAGGATACGCTTGTAGATTTTGGAACTTCCCTTTTCAAAAGAAAAGAAAAGCAGGAAAAAGATATATTTTGGGCATTAAACGATGTCTCCTTCAAAGTTGAGAAAGGAGACAGACTTGGTCTTATCGGCTCTAATGGTGCTGGAAAATCTACCTTACTAAAAGTATTAAGTCAAATAACTGAACCCACAAAAGGATCGATAAGAATAAAAGGCAGAATGGCCAGCCTTTTGGAAGTAGGGACGGGGTTCCATCCAGAACTTTCGGGCCGCGAAAACATTAACCTTAATGGAGCAATCCTAGGAATGAAAAGCGATGAGATCAAACAGCATTTCGATGCAATTGTTGATTTTGCTGGAATTGAACGCTTTTTGGATACACCTGTGAAAAGGTATTCAAGTGGAATGTATGTAAGACTTGGATTTGCAATTGCTGCTCATTTAGAGCCAGAAATTCTTGTAGTAGATGAAGTTTTAGCTGTAGGAGATGCCGACTTTCAAAAGAAGAGTATCGGTAAAATGAGAGATGTTTCTAAAAGCGGAAGAACGATTGTTTTTGTGAGCCACAACCTTACTGCAGTAGAAGGGCTTTGTAACAAAGGTGCCTATTTAAAGAAAGGCGAACTTGTGAAATTTGGAGAAGTCAACTCAGTCATAAACCATTACGTTTCTACGGTAAGTAAATTCCAACTTAAGCAAGAATGGAACAACATGAACGACGCCCCTGGAAATAACTTGATCAGGGCCAAAAGAATACAGCTTGTTCCTGAGAATGAATTGACTGATAATATTATTACAACAAAAGACGGAATTAGAGTCGAGTTTGAATTTTGGAACTCTATAAAATCGACCACGCTCAACGTAAGTCTCTTTCTATATACAATGGCAGGTGAGTGTATATTCAATGTAGCAAACCTAGGCCAGGAGTTCTCACAAGGGATTATAGAATCATCTTGTTCTATCCCTGGAGATTTCTTAAATGATGGTTCTTACTATATCTCTTTAATGGTTGTAGAAGACCACTTGAAACCGCTTTATTTCTTTGAAGAAGTACTTGCCTTTGACATTAAAGATTCACGAGATACAGACGATTGGTTGGGAAAATGGCCTGGAGCTATACGCCCTCTTAATCTAAAAGTACTCAGCACCCAGAAAGAAATTCTTGAATTAAATTGA
- a CDS encoding dTDP-4-amino-4,6-dideoxygalactose transaminase: MRINVVKAFLPPKKDYDAYLDKIWDNHWLTNNGPLLQELESELQKKLNSKNLLFVGNGTIALQIAIKALELKGEIITTPYSYCATTTSILWENCIPVFVDINDHDCNINASIIEDKITEKTSAILATHVYGNPCDVAEIEKIAKKHNLKVIYDAAHAFGVKIGDNSLLNYGDVSTCSFHATKVYHTTEGGAVITSIESVHKKMSLLRSFGHVNDDYLSIGINGKNSEFHAAMGLCNLKYVDELIDKRGELSALYDELLDFTKMRRPYSKVENLTYNNAYYPVIFKSNEDTANVISALNKENIFPRKYFYPSLNTLDYSGSKDSCPISEDIVHRVLSLPLYPDLEKEIVIKITKIVNQTLQN, encoded by the coding sequence GTGAGAATAAACGTTGTCAAGGCATTTCTGCCACCAAAAAAAGATTATGACGCATATTTAGATAAAATATGGGATAATCACTGGCTCACAAATAATGGTCCCCTGCTTCAAGAATTAGAATCTGAATTACAGAAAAAATTAAATAGTAAAAATCTACTTTTTGTTGGAAATGGCACGATTGCACTTCAAATAGCCATAAAAGCTCTTGAACTTAAAGGTGAAATTATAACTACACCCTATTCGTATTGTGCTACAACTACTTCTATATTATGGGAGAATTGTATCCCTGTATTTGTTGACATCAATGATCATGACTGCAATATAAATGCTTCAATAATTGAAGATAAAATAACAGAAAAAACTAGTGCAATTTTAGCAACGCATGTATACGGAAATCCGTGTGATGTCGCCGAAATAGAAAAGATAGCAAAAAAACACAATCTTAAAGTCATCTACGATGCTGCTCATGCATTTGGAGTAAAAATTGGCGATAATTCACTCCTGAATTATGGTGATGTTTCTACTTGTAGTTTTCATGCCACCAAAGTATATCATACCACAGAGGGTGGTGCAGTAATCACTAGCATTGAAAGTGTCCACAAAAAAATGTCTCTTTTAAGGAGTTTTGGACATGTGAATGACGATTACCTTTCGATAGGCATAAATGGTAAAAACTCAGAATTTCATGCGGCTATGGGTCTTTGTAATCTAAAATATGTCGACGAATTAATTGATAAAAGAGGAGAGTTAAGTGCTCTTTATGATGAGTTGTTAGATTTCACTAAAATGAGACGACCATATTCTAAAGTTGAAAACTTAACATATAATAACGCCTATTATCCGGTTATTTTTAAATCAAATGAAGATACGGCAAATGTTATTTCCGCTTTAAATAAGGAAAATATTTTTCCTAGAAAATACTTTTACCCATCTTTAAATACTCTTGACTATTCAGGAAGCAAAGATAGCTGCCCGATTTCTGAAGATATTGTGCATAGAGTACTTTCATTGCCTTTATATCCAGATTTAGAAAAGGAAATAGTTATTAAAATTACGAAAATAGTAAACCAAACCCTCCAGAATTGA
- a CDS encoding Glycosyltransferase involved in cell wall bisynthesis: MSKRKNILFISHDGNRAGAQLLLLDAMKFLSEKGHSIHLLILEEYGTVFHEYANEFDIRILPKPKKKKKLDNFLALGSNKFSIESFIYEEYNHLDIDLIYANTIATAYIAPRIKSVLKVPLLSHIHELPYSISMYATAFDTKNLFAYSDAVIACSQAVGDNLLSHFEGLNNKTHTIHSFVDNENLLRILENTKSEDIKSEFYLPRNKKIIGGCGNAEWRKGVDVFLNIVKLASKSKIADEIHFVWIGIKTSGEYYEKLIFDVEKMGITSFITFIEPTPKAKELIASLDVFLMSSREDPFPLVMLEAALCKKPIVGFQNTGGCAEFVENDCGLLAPFLDNEVIVEHITNLVLNPELRTIFGTKAQEKVLAKYSYVKSMNAIEDLILQF, encoded by the coding sequence TTGAGCAAAAGAAAAAATATCCTTTTTATCTCTCACGATGGCAATAGAGCCGGTGCACAGCTCTTGCTTTTAGACGCAATGAAGTTTTTGAGCGAAAAGGGGCATAGCATTCATCTACTTATATTGGAAGAGTATGGAACAGTTTTTCATGAATATGCGAATGAGTTCGATATAAGAATTTTACCAAAGCCAAAGAAGAAGAAGAAACTTGATAACTTCCTTGCTTTGGGAAGTAACAAGTTTAGCATTGAAAGCTTCATCTACGAAGAGTACAATCACCTTGACATTGATCTAATTTATGCCAATACGATTGCTACAGCATACATTGCACCTAGAATAAAATCTGTATTAAAGGTTCCTCTTTTAAGTCATATTCATGAGTTGCCGTATTCTATTTCTATGTACGCAACTGCTTTTGATACAAAAAACTTATTTGCTTACTCCGATGCCGTAATTGCTTGTTCACAGGCTGTGGGTGATAATTTACTTTCACATTTTGAAGGTTTAAATAATAAAACACATACTATTCATTCTTTTGTAGACAATGAGAATTTGCTTCGCATTTTGGAAAACACAAAAAGTGAAGATATCAAAAGCGAATTCTATTTACCGAGAAACAAAAAAATCATTGGTGGTTGCGGAAATGCTGAATGGCGAAAAGGAGTTGACGTTTTCCTTAATATTGTGAAGCTTGCAAGTAAAAGTAAAATCGCCGATGAAATACATTTTGTATGGATAGGAATAAAAACAAGCGGTGAATATTATGAAAAGCTAATTTTTGATGTTGAAAAGATGGGGATTACAAGCTTTATTACTTTCATTGAACCTACTCCCAAAGCAAAAGAGCTAATCGCTAGTCTTGATGTTTTCCTTATGAGTTCTCGGGAAGACCCATTCCCTTTAGTAATGTTGGAGGCTGCATTATGTAAAAAACCAATTGTCGGCTTTCAAAATACGGGCGGTTGTGCAGAATTTGTTGAAAACGACTGTGGGCTTTTGGCTCCTTTTCTTGACAATGAGGTTATTGTAGAACATATTACCAACTTAGTCTTGAATCCTGAGCTCAGAACTATTTTTGGAACAAAAGCCCAAGAAAAAGTTTTGGCCAAATACAGCTATGTTAAGTCTATGAATGCC